In Anaerobaca lacustris, a single genomic region encodes these proteins:
- a CDS encoding HEAT repeat domain-containing protein, with product MRNKLSSIARCGIVLAVLLSMTAGAQAQDGADLVRQLTGKTEAPARDAAPLAQSYRRAIDHLLPLMSADDVPSRYNYQIMLQDMGSHAARPGAEAERDTLAKAVIETLDRADMPDTVRHWFVLQLERIGKGESVPALVKLMSAEDSHLRDCARRALEKNPDPSATEALLKELASAKDAAWKIGLIDALGQRRAEEAIEPIAEALGDSDPSVASAAASALANIGGVESAKALFGVLSKPWGPVSIKAAEALIDIAHERTAHNDVVNAGKLYVAVYNWATKLTRDPDSPNPFSIRVAAISGLMVCDPDKAGPEIVNIIRDGDPRVARIAVQVARQAPTKDAMRALSRVLPELHPHYQAQVLGLIADRGDLSSVGPVKRVLNSDFEAVRLAAIETLTEIGCDQSAEALMEIAVNGSGSVQRAARDGLALMAGPRVEEVISAAASSGEVKSRSVAIGLLGKRRVPGAAETLLGYAADANEDVSSAAFRALVDVADIVDVETLADLAAKTTGRSTRSSAGAALRAVLGKAPDKLAASKVVIERIKTTDGDAKITLLMSLDAAGGRAALDTVTQAVQSSDEALREAGIRTLGNWPDFEAADVLLKIASNPDTSLTHYVLAVRGALRLIVTGGSAPLDDRVALCLRAFDIARRDDEKRQVIAAMGALPSAKLAERLLVLAKDGSFKTEAALAAVELAGNMLRSDREAARDLAQKIRDLNVSDDVNGRAEAVMRGRPMRGRGR from the coding sequence ATGAGAAACAAGCTTTCAAGCATCGCACGTTGTGGAATTGTCCTTGCCGTCCTGCTGTCGATGACGGCGGGCGCGCAGGCCCAGGACGGGGCCGATCTGGTCCGGCAATTGACCGGCAAGACCGAGGCTCCGGCGCGGGACGCCGCCCCGTTGGCTCAGTCCTACCGGCGCGCCATCGACCACCTGCTGCCGTTGATGTCGGCCGACGACGTGCCGAGTCGCTACAACTACCAGATCATGCTTCAGGACATGGGCTCCCACGCGGCCAGGCCCGGTGCCGAAGCGGAGCGAGACACTCTGGCCAAGGCCGTGATCGAGACGCTCGATCGCGCCGATATGCCCGATACCGTCCGCCACTGGTTCGTGCTGCAACTCGAACGAATCGGCAAGGGCGAATCGGTCCCGGCCCTTGTCAAGCTGATGTCGGCCGAGGATTCACACCTGCGCGACTGCGCCCGGCGCGCCCTGGAGAAGAACCCCGACCCGAGTGCGACCGAGGCGCTGCTCAAGGAACTGGCTTCGGCCAAGGACGCGGCCTGGAAGATCGGTCTGATCGATGCGCTGGGCCAGCGTCGTGCCGAAGAGGCCATTGAGCCGATCGCGGAGGCGCTGGGCGACTCCGATCCGAGCGTTGCTTCAGCCGCCGCTTCCGCCCTGGCCAATATCGGCGGGGTTGAGAGTGCGAAAGCGCTGTTCGGGGTGCTCAGCAAGCCGTGGGGTCCGGTTTCGATTAAGGCCGCAGAGGCCCTGATCGATATCGCTCACGAACGGACCGCGCACAACGACGTCGTCAACGCGGGCAAGCTCTACGTTGCCGTCTACAACTGGGCGACCAAGCTGACACGCGATCCCGACAGCCCCAACCCGTTCAGCATCCGCGTGGCGGCCATCAGCGGCCTGATGGTGTGCGATCCGGACAAGGCGGGACCGGAGATTGTCAACATCATTCGCGACGGCGACCCGCGCGTCGCTCGCATCGCCGTGCAGGTGGCGCGGCAGGCGCCGACGAAGGACGCCATGCGGGCCCTCAGTCGCGTATTGCCCGAGTTGCACCCTCACTATCAGGCACAGGTCCTCGGTCTGATTGCCGACCGTGGCGACCTGTCGTCGGTCGGTCCGGTCAAGAGGGTGCTGAACAGCGACTTCGAAGCGGTGCGTTTGGCGGCGATTGAAACGCTGACCGAAATCGGCTGCGATCAGTCGGCCGAGGCCCTGATGGAGATTGCCGTCAATGGTTCCGGCTCGGTACAACGCGCCGCCCGCGATGGTCTTGCGCTCATGGCGGGCCCTCGCGTCGAAGAGGTCATCAGCGCCGCTGCGAGTTCGGGTGAGGTGAAGAGCCGCAGTGTGGCCATCGGTCTTCTGGGCAAGCGTCGCGTGCCCGGGGCCGCGGAAACCCTGCTCGGCTATGCCGCGGATGCGAACGAAGATGTCAGTTCGGCCGCGTTCAGGGCCCTGGTCGATGTCGCGGATATTGTGGACGTCGAGACGCTGGCCGACCTCGCCGCCAAGACGACCGGTCGCAGCACTCGCAGCAGCGCCGGTGCGGCTCTGCGGGCCGTCCTGGGCAAGGCCCCCGACAAGCTGGCTGCTTCGAAGGTCGTTATCGAACGAATCAAGACGACCGATGGCGACGCGAAGATCACTCTGCTGATGTCTCTCGATGCGGCGGGCGGCCGCGCGGCTCTTGACACGGTCACGCAGGCGGTTCAATCCTCCGACGAGGCCTTACGCGAAGCGGGCATCCGTACGCTCGGCAACTGGCCCGATTTCGAGGCGGCCGATGTCTTGCTGAAGATCGCGTCGAACCCCGATACGTCTCTGACGCACTATGTCCTCGCTGTGCGAGGGGCGCTGCGTCTGATCGTGACCGGCGGATCGGCGCCGCTCGACGACCGGGTGGCTCTCTGTCTCCGCGCCTTTGACATTGCCCGTCGGGACGACGAGAAGCGGCAGGTCATCGCGGCGATGGGGGCGCTGCCGAGCGCGAAGCTCGCCGAGCGTTTGCTGGTTCTGGCCAAGGATGGCAGTTTCAAGACCGAGGCCGCTCTGGCCGCCGTCGAGCTGGCGGGCAACATGCTCCGCAGCGATCGTGAGGCTGCCCGCGACCTGGCCCAGAAGATTCGCGATTTGAACGTCTCGGACGACGTGAACGGTCGTGCCGAGGCCGTTATGAGAGGCCGACCCATGCGAGGCCGAGGACGGTAG
- a CDS encoding Gfo/Idh/MocA family protein yields MKKTSSLSRRDFMLQGAAALGAAVAFPSVVPSTVFGAAAPSNRITMGMIGMGLMMGGHLRGMLGRSDVQVLAVCDVDQRRREGAKNQVERAYANQAADGAYKGCEAYLEYEKLCARSDIDAVFVVTPDHWHAMCSLAAIKSGKDVYCQKPMTLTIREGRLMTDACKQYGTIFQVGSQQRSEWAFRKASEIVRNGWIGKVHTIYTSLGSFAPPTTLPAQPIPEGFDYDRWLGPTPWFPYNAERVKGDYGGGWRRFWEYGSRKNGDWGAHHFDIIQWALGMDDSGPVKFIPKGWPGYEHQTHYYADGTRVLRDHPVRGGHMIQFIGTEGEVMVSRGGRLDTRPAELAQAPLLASEIHLYDSNNHEGNWIDCIRTRTQPICPAEIGHRTSTICHLSGIAERLGRPIHWDPVEERILDDPAAERWYDRPRRAPYVL; encoded by the coding sequence ATGAAGAAGACGTCCTCCTTGAGTCGTCGGGATTTCATGCTCCAAGGGGCGGCAGCCCTGGGTGCCGCTGTGGCATTCCCCAGCGTGGTGCCCTCGACGGTCTTTGGCGCCGCAGCGCCAAGCAACCGCATCACGATGGGCATGATCGGCATGGGTCTGATGATGGGCGGCCACCTGCGCGGTATGCTCGGACGCAGCGACGTACAGGTGCTCGCCGTGTGCGACGTGGACCAGCGCAGACGGGAGGGCGCCAAGAATCAGGTCGAGCGGGCCTACGCCAACCAGGCCGCCGACGGCGCCTACAAAGGCTGCGAGGCCTACCTCGAGTACGAGAAGCTCTGTGCCCGGTCGGACATCGATGCGGTTTTCGTGGTGACGCCGGACCATTGGCACGCGATGTGCTCGCTGGCGGCCATCAAGTCGGGCAAAGACGTCTACTGCCAGAAGCCCATGACGCTGACGATTCGCGAAGGGCGGTTGATGACCGACGCCTGCAAGCAGTACGGCACGATCTTCCAGGTCGGTTCCCAGCAGCGTTCCGAATGGGCCTTCCGCAAGGCCTCCGAGATCGTTCGCAACGGGTGGATCGGCAAGGTGCACACCATCTATACGAGTCTCGGTTCATTTGCCCCGCCAACAACGCTGCCGGCCCAGCCAATCCCGGAAGGGTTCGACTACGACCGCTGGCTCGGCCCGACCCCCTGGTTCCCGTACAACGCCGAACGGGTCAAAGGCGATTACGGCGGCGGATGGCGGCGCTTCTGGGAATACGGCTCCCGCAAGAACGGCGACTGGGGCGCCCACCACTTCGACATCATTCAGTGGGCGCTGGGTATGGATGATTCCGGACCGGTCAAGTTCATCCCGAAGGGCTGGCCCGGCTACGAGCACCAGACGCACTATTACGCCGATGGCACGAGGGTCCTTCGCGATCATCCCGTCCGGGGCGGCCACATGATCCAGTTCATCGGCACCGAGGGCGAGGTGATGGTCAGTCGCGGCGGACGTCTCGACACCAGGCCGGCCGAACTGGCCCAGGCGCCGTTGCTTGCGAGCGAGATTCATCTGTACGATTCGAACAACCACGAGGGCAACTGGATCGACTGCATCCGGACGCGTACGCAGCCGATCTGCCCCGCCGAGATCGGCCACCGCACCTCGACGATCTGCCATCTCAGCGGCATTGCCGAGCGTCTGGGCCGGCCAATCCACTGGGACCCTGTCGAGGAGAGGATTCTGGACGACCCGGCCGCCGAGCGATGGTACGACCGTCCCCGACGGGCGCCGTACGTGCTGTAG
- a CDS encoding PQQ-binding-like beta-propeller repeat protein, producing the protein MKQVATATVVLSCFLSVTCAHAVAARGVEYWPTWRGPTMDGVALKGNPPVTWSESENIKWKIDLPGAGTSTPIIWGDKMFFQTAVDTGQAGPAPAATAPAQTGGRRGPGRGRAPTTIHAFDLVCLDRTTGKLLWQKTATKAVPHEGHHQDHGFASYSPITDGKHIWASFGSRGLYCFDMDGNLKWSGDLIPMTIRGGFGEGSSPALAGDAVVVVCDHEGDSAIFAFHKDTGQLLWRKDRDEASSWATPMPVEVDGKLQVIVNATNFVRSYDAQTGQIIWQCTGQTGNVVPTPILGFGKVFCTSGFRGSMLQAIQLGRTGDLSGSDAIAWQVDSGTPYVPSPILHNGRIYVFAVNNAVLSCYDARTGEPHYTGQRLEGIRGVYASPVAVADRIYFVGRNGVSIVIRSADTLEILATNTLDDGFDASPAIVGDSLYLKGRKHLYCLMSP; encoded by the coding sequence ATGAAGCAGGTCGCCACAGCCACTGTTGTTCTATCTTGTTTTCTCAGCGTCACTTGCGCCCACGCCGTCGCTGCCAGGGGCGTTGAATACTGGCCGACGTGGCGCGGGCCGACTATGGACGGCGTCGCATTGAAGGGCAATCCCCCTGTCACGTGGAGCGAGTCGGAGAACATCAAATGGAAGATCGATCTGCCTGGGGCGGGAACCTCCACGCCCATCATCTGGGGGGATAAGATGTTCTTCCAGACCGCCGTGGATACAGGACAAGCCGGTCCGGCCCCCGCCGCAACGGCACCGGCGCAGACCGGCGGACGCAGAGGGCCAGGACGTGGACGCGCCCCGACGACCATCCACGCATTCGACCTCGTCTGCCTCGACCGGACGACGGGCAAGCTGCTGTGGCAGAAGACGGCCACAAAGGCCGTCCCCCATGAGGGCCACCATCAGGACCACGGGTTCGCCTCGTACTCGCCCATCACCGACGGCAAGCATATCTGGGCCAGCTTCGGCTCGCGGGGGCTCTACTGCTTCGATATGGACGGCAATCTCAAGTGGTCCGGAGACCTGATCCCGATGACGATCCGAGGCGGTTTCGGCGAGGGCAGCTCGCCGGCACTGGCGGGCGACGCGGTGGTCGTGGTGTGCGACCATGAGGGGGATTCAGCGATCTTCGCCTTTCATAAGGACACGGGCCAGCTCCTCTGGCGCAAAGACCGGGACGAAGCGAGTTCCTGGGCCACCCCTATGCCCGTCGAGGTCGACGGCAAGCTCCAGGTCATCGTCAATGCGACCAATTTCGTCCGCAGCTACGATGCCCAAACCGGCCAGATCATCTGGCAATGTACGGGCCAGACGGGCAACGTGGTTCCGACGCCAATCCTCGGGTTCGGCAAGGTCTTCTGCACCAGCGGCTTCCGGGGAAGTATGCTCCAGGCCATCCAACTCGGCCGCACGGGTGACTTGAGCGGTTCGGACGCCATTGCCTGGCAGGTAGACAGCGGCACCCCCTACGTTCCCTCCCCCATCCTCCACAACGGACGCATCTACGTCTTTGCGGTCAACAACGCCGTACTTTCCTGCTATGACGCCCGGACGGGCGAGCCTCATTACACCGGCCAGCGTCTCGAGGGAATCAGAGGCGTGTACGCATCGCCGGTGGCGGTTGCCGATCGCATCTATTTCGTCGGTCGAAACGGCGTGTCCATCGTGATCCGCAGCGCCGACACGCTCGAAATCCTGGCCACCAACACACTGGACGACGGCTTCGACGCTTCGCCGGCCATCGTGGGAGACAGCCTGTATCTCAAGGGCAGGAAACATCTCTACTGCCTGATGAGTCCATAG